A region from the uncultured Macellibacteroides sp. genome encodes:
- a CDS encoding cytochrome ubiquinol oxidase subunit I, which yields MIESIDTSLIDWSRAQFALTAMYHWLFVPLTLGLGVIMAIMETIYYKTGKEFWKTTTKFWMKLFGINFAIGVATGIILEFEFGTNWSNYSWFVGDIFGAPLAIEGILAFFMEATFIAVMFFGWDKVSKRFHLTSTWLTIIGATLSALWILIANAWMQFPVGMKFNPDTVRNEMFDFWAVALSPVAINKFFHTVLSGWIMGSVFVLGVSSWFLIKKRDKEFALASIKIGATLGLIASVLIAWTGDGSAYQVAQKQPMKLAAMEGLYQGQKQAGLVAFGILNPEKTSYKSDADAFLVRFQIPYVLSFLAKRNVDGFVPGITDLIEGGYETENGPAMSAQEKIAKGKIAILALSDYRKAIKEKNETAMKEHRKVLDANFAYFGYGYIKDPAHLVPNVPMTFYAFRIMVILGGYFILLFLITTILSIKGTFENKKWLHYICLWTIPLGYIAGEAGWVVAEVGRQPWAIQDILPTSASISKLSTSSVQLTFFLFLILFTILLIAEIGIMLKEIKKGPADTTH from the coding sequence ATGATAGAAAGCATCGACACGTCTCTAATTGATTGGTCAAGAGCGCAATTTGCTCTTACAGCCATGTACCACTGGCTGTTCGTCCCATTAACGCTCGGATTGGGCGTAATAATGGCGATAATGGAAACCATCTATTACAAAACAGGAAAGGAGTTTTGGAAAACCACAACCAAATTCTGGATGAAACTATTTGGAATTAACTTTGCCATTGGCGTAGCTACAGGTATAATTCTCGAATTTGAATTTGGAACAAACTGGTCCAACTACAGTTGGTTTGTTGGAGATATATTTGGTGCTCCTCTGGCAATAGAGGGGATATTGGCTTTCTTTATGGAAGCTACATTTATTGCAGTCATGTTTTTTGGATGGGATAAAGTAAGCAAACGCTTCCATCTTACCTCTACATGGCTTACCATTATCGGGGCCACGTTATCTGCCCTTTGGATACTTATTGCAAACGCCTGGATGCAGTTTCCTGTTGGCATGAAATTTAATCCGGATACTGTTCGCAATGAAATGTTTGATTTTTGGGCTGTAGCGCTTTCGCCAGTTGCAATTAATAAATTTTTCCATACAGTTTTGTCCGGATGGATTATGGGGTCTGTGTTTGTTTTGGGTGTAAGCAGCTGGTTTTTGATTAAGAAGCGTGATAAAGAATTTGCTCTTGCCAGTATAAAGATTGGTGCCACATTGGGATTGATAGCATCCGTACTTATTGCATGGACCGGAGATGGCTCAGCCTATCAGGTTGCTCAAAAGCAGCCCATGAAGCTGGCGGCAATGGAAGGTCTATATCAGGGACAAAAACAAGCCGGATTAGTAGCATTCGGTATACTGAATCCTGAAAAAACAAGCTACAAGAGTGATGCGGATGCTTTTCTGGTAAGATTTCAGATTCCATATGTACTTTCTTTTCTTGCTAAAAGAAATGTGGATGGTTTTGTTCCTGGAATAACTGACCTCATTGAGGGAGGATACGAAACGGAGAATGGGCCTGCAATGTCTGCTCAGGAGAAAATTGCCAAGGGGAAAATTGCCATACTGGCCCTTTCGGATTACCGCAAAGCAATTAAAGAAAAGAATGAAACGGCTATGAAGGAACACAGAAAAGTGCTGGATGCTAATTTTGCTTATTTTGGATACGGTTATATAAAAGATCCTGCACACCTTGTCCCCAATGTCCCGATGACATTTTACGCATTCCGTATTATGGTTATTTTGGGAGGTTACTTTATTCTACTGTTCCTTATAACCACAATTCTCTCTATTAAAGGAACATTTGAAAACAAAAAATGGCTACACTATATTTGTTTGTGGACAATCCCTCTAGGTTATATCGCAGGAGAAGCTGGTTGGGTTGTTGCTGAAGTTGGCAGACAGCCTTGGGCAATACAGGATATTCTTCCTACAAGTGCATCCATTTCAAAGCTTAGCACGTCGTCCGTCCAATTAACTTTCTTCTTGTTCCTGATACTTTTCACAATTTTGTTAATTGCTGAAATAGGGATAATGTTGAAAGAGATAAAGAAGGGCCCTGCAGACACAACTCATTAA
- a CDS encoding DUF4492 domain-containing protein, protein MEKKPIIIRVYRFYIEGFRQMTLGKTLWLIILIKLFIMFFVLKLFFFPSYLGKFKTTEEKEEHVSSELIDRAINN, encoded by the coding sequence ATGGAAAAGAAACCTATTATAATTAGAGTATACCGGTTTTATATAGAGGGCTTCCGTCAGATGACTTTGGGAAAAACTCTTTGGCTTATTATTTTGATTAAATTGTTTATCATGTTCTTCGTCCTTAAACTCTTTTTCTTTCCAAGTTACCTTGGAAAATTCAAGACGACAGAAGAAAAGGAAGAGCATGTTTCATCGGAACTTATTGATCGCGCAATAAATAATTAA
- a CDS encoding Gfo/Idh/MocA family oxidoreductase produces MSNISRRSFLQKGTAAAAALTIVPSSVLGKSHGHTAPTDKLNIAAVGIGGMGAANLRNMETENIVALCDVDWKYAKGTFDKYPQAKKYWDYRKMYDEMGKSIDGVLVATADHTHAIISSEAISMGKHVYCQKPLTHSVYESRLLTKLADKYQVATQMGNQGSSGEGVNLTCEWIWNGEIGEITKVEAFTDRPIWPQGLMTPEKADKVPSTLNWDLFTGPAEVRPFNNIYHPWNWRGWWPYGTGALGDMACHILHPVFKSLKLGYPTKVQGSSTLLLRDCAPQAQHVKLTFPARDNMAKVAMPEVEVHWFDGGLKPDLPAGYPAGREMNDQGGAVIFHGTKDTLICGCYGVNPWLLSGRKPNAPKVCRRVPNNAHEQDWIRAAKEPAASRVQTASNFAEAGPFNEMVVMGVLAVRLQALNKELLWDGPNMRFTNISDDETLKIVIRDGFKIHDGHPTFDKKMTDPINAKKFAEELIKHNYRDGWKLVDMPR; encoded by the coding sequence ATGTCGAACATTTCAAGAAGATCATTTCTTCAAAAAGGAACAGCAGCAGCGGCTGCATTGACCATTGTTCCTAGTTCTGTCCTGGGCAAAAGCCATGGACACACAGCTCCAACCGATAAGTTAAATATTGCCGCAGTTGGTATCGGAGGTATGGGTGCAGCTAATTTACGTAATATGGAGACAGAGAATATTGTTGCTCTTTGTGACGTAGACTGGAAGTATGCAAAAGGTACATTTGACAAATATCCTCAGGCAAAAAAATACTGGGATTACCGTAAAATGTATGACGAAATGGGCAAATCAATTGATGGTGTTTTAGTTGCTACAGCAGACCACACTCATGCGATTATTTCTTCTGAGGCTATTTCAATGGGTAAGCATGTATATTGCCAAAAACCATTGACGCACTCTGTATATGAATCTCGTTTGCTTACGAAGCTAGCCGATAAATATCAGGTTGCAACACAGATGGGTAACCAGGGTTCGTCTGGCGAAGGTGTAAACCTTACATGCGAATGGATCTGGAACGGTGAAATTGGTGAAATTACAAAGGTTGAAGCTTTTACCGACCGTCCTATCTGGCCACAGGGTTTGATGACTCCCGAAAAAGCTGATAAGGTTCCTTCTACTTTAAACTGGGATTTATTCACAGGTCCGGCAGAGGTTCGTCCTTTCAACAATATTTATCATCCATGGAACTGGCGCGGATGGTGGCCATACGGAACAGGTGCTCTAGGTGATATGGCTTGCCATATTCTTCATCCTGTATTCAAATCATTGAAATTAGGATATCCTACAAAAGTTCAAGGTTCTTCTACGTTATTGTTAAGAGACTGTGCTCCACAAGCTCAGCATGTAAAGCTTACTTTCCCTGCTCGTGATAATATGGCTAAGGTAGCGATGCCTGAAGTTGAAGTACACTGGTTTGATGGAGGTTTGAAGCCAGATCTACCAGCCGGATATCCTGCAGGAAGAGAAATGAACGACCAGGGTGGTGCTGTTATTTTCCACGGAACAAAAGATACATTGATTTGTGGTTGCTACGGTGTTAACCCATGGTTATTGTCAGGACGTAAACCAAATGCTCCTAAAGTATGTCGCCGTGTTCCTAACAACGCACACGAACAAGACTGGATCCGTGCTGCTAAAGAACCTGCAGCTAGCCGTGTTCAAACTGCATCTAACTTTGCAGAAGCAGGTCCATTTAACGAAATGGTAGTTATGGGAGTATTGGCTGTCAGACTTCAGGCTCTTAACAAAGAATTGTTGTGGGATGGTCCTAACATGCGTTTTACTAACATTAGTGATGACGAAACATTGAAGATTGTTATCCGTGACGGATTCAAGATTCATGATGGTCACCCAACATTTGATAAAAAGATGACTGATCCTATCAATGCCAAGAAGTTTGCTGAAGAATTGATCAAGCACAACTACCGTGATGGTTGGAAGTTAGTTGATATGCCAAGATAA
- a CDS encoding DUF1080 domain-containing protein → MKKVVLLASAAILMGCFTSCAGGNKKAEEAPVVDSTAVAATPEYKLMDLPTVDLSKFPKDKDGWITLFDGKTLNGWRGYDREDVPTAWEINDKAIHIKGSGAGEAGAKDGGDLIFASKFKNFELEMEWKVAKGANSGIFYMIQEVEGQPAYISAPECQVLDNENHPDAKLGKDGNRQSSSLYDMIPAKPQNSKPFGQWNKVKIMCYKGTVVHYQNDEQVLEYHLWTQQWKELLDASKFSKDKWPLAYELLINCGGENKEGFIGLQDHGDDVWFRNIKIKLLD, encoded by the coding sequence ATGAAAAAAGTTGTATTATTAGCAAGTGCCGCAATTTTGATGGGATGTTTCACTTCATGCGCAGGTGGTAATAAAAAAGCTGAAGAAGCTCCTGTGGTAGATTCAACTGCTGTTGCAGCTACTCCCGAGTACAAGCTAATGGATTTACCTACAGTCGACCTGTCTAAATTCCCAAAGGATAAAGACGGATGGATTACATTGTTTGATGGTAAGACATTGAATGGATGGAGAGGTTATGATCGTGAAGACGTGCCAACCGCATGGGAAATTAACGACAAAGCTATCCATATCAAGGGTTCAGGCGCAGGCGAAGCTGGAGCAAAAGATGGTGGAGACTTGATTTTTGCTTCTAAGTTCAAAAACTTTGAACTTGAAATGGAATGGAAAGTTGCCAAAGGTGCTAACTCAGGTATTTTCTATATGATTCAGGAAGTTGAAGGACAGCCTGCTTATATTTCTGCTCCTGAATGTCAGGTGTTGGATAACGAAAATCACCCTGATGCTAAATTAGGTAAAGATGGTAACCGTCAGTCTTCTTCATTGTACGACATGATTCCTGCTAAACCACAAAATTCAAAACCTTTTGGTCAATGGAACAAGGTTAAAATTATGTGTTACAAAGGAACTGTTGTTCACTACCAGAACGACGAACAGGTATTGGAATATCACTTGTGGACACAACAGTGGAAAGAACTTTTGGATGCAAGCAAGTTTAGTAAAGACAAATGGCCTTTGGCTTATGAATTGTTGATTAACTGCGGTGGCGAAAATAAGGAAGGTTTCATTGGTCTTCAAGATCATGGCGACGATGTTTGGTTCCGTAATATCAAGATTAAACTTTTAGACTAA
- a CDS encoding DoxX family membrane protein, with the protein MKNSANCCIYTKAQTTWLVVLRVFIGWHFLYEGLVKIMNPKWTSMAYLLDSKGPASSFFVGLTQDPYTMNLVNFCNEWGLFLVGLGLLTGCLSKLSSIGGIAFLGIYYLSHPSFVGAGYIMPFEGTYLWIDKNLVELAALIVLLVFPTSKIIGIDRLLVKAMPAGILKLKLI; encoded by the coding sequence ATGAAGAATTCAGCGAACTGTTGTATATACACGAAGGCTCAAACCACATGGTTAGTGGTTTTAAGGGTGTTTATCGGCTGGCATTTCTTGTATGAAGGGCTGGTGAAGATAATGAATCCAAAATGGACTTCAATGGCATATTTGTTAGACTCCAAAGGTCCGGCATCCTCTTTTTTTGTTGGGCTAACTCAGGATCCTTATACTATGAATCTTGTGAATTTTTGCAATGAATGGGGACTGTTTCTTGTAGGTCTTGGGCTACTTACCGGTTGTTTGTCTAAATTGTCTTCTATCGGAGGAATTGCCTTCCTTGGAATTTATTATTTGTCTCACCCTTCATTTGTTGGAGCAGGATATATTATGCCTTTTGAAGGAACTTATTTATGGATAGATAAAAATCTTGTAGAATTGGCAGCTCTTATTGTGTTGCTTGTTTTTCCTACATCAAAAATTATTGGTATAGACCGATTGTTAGTGAAAGCTATGCCTGCTGGAATTTTGAAACTTAAATTGATTTGA
- a CDS encoding Gfo/Idh/MocA family oxidoreductase, translating into MSTEDVNKTPENNKPVSSGRRDALKALATVPLLGAMAYGVYQRQKYERTRRDMSDVFQLSKEGPTMLEAQPDGKKIRLGLIGFGIRGKQLMRAAGFAEPSWIDTLIDANKKDKKDNRYQQYLEQEDLNIVVNGVCDIFDVYSEAAALASSNIHREGSNGKFGPAPKRYRTYQELLAADDIDAVIIAAPDHWHSTMAMAAAKAGKHVYVEKPLSWTVPETYMVRDVVKETGIVFQLGHQGRQTDSYQKAKEIIDKGLIGPVNLIEVCTNRNDPNGAWVYDLIEGASPQSIDWKQFEGDPERIKEYRDYMLTNKLEKYMGPDDRSKFSLERFFRWRCWWDYSTGLSGDLLTHEFDAINQIMGVGIPHSAASSGGVYFFKDGRTVPDVLHTTFEFPEKNFTMLYSATLASSRNRGKVIMGHDASMEISDTLTLKVDAQSTRYADKIAKGIITPDQPFYTYIPGQDNSDTITSATELYFAQRGLLYTYVNGKRYDTTFLHIREWLECIRQGKTPSCNIDQAFQEAITAHMGTRAFLEGRTMYWDKEKEEIVRG; encoded by the coding sequence ATGTCAACTGAAGATGTAAACAAAACTCCGGAGAATAACAAGCCAGTATCATCCGGTCGCAGAGATGCTTTAAAAGCATTGGCAACTGTTCCCTTGCTGGGAGCCATGGCTTATGGCGTATATCAAAGACAAAAGTATGAAAGAACGCGCAGAGATATGTCTGACGTCTTTCAGCTAAGCAAAGAGGGTCCAACCATGTTGGAAGCTCAACCAGACGGGAAAAAGATCCGTTTGGGATTAATCGGATTCGGAATCCGTGGCAAGCAATTGATGCGCGCTGCCGGATTTGCAGAGCCGTCATGGATCGATACGTTGATCGATGCTAATAAAAAAGATAAGAAAGATAACCGCTATCAGCAGTATTTGGAACAAGAAGACCTGAATATTGTTGTAAATGGGGTTTGTGATATATTTGATGTCTACTCTGAAGCGGCTGCGCTGGCAAGTTCAAATATTCATCGTGAAGGAAGTAATGGAAAATTCGGACCCGCCCCAAAGCGATACCGAACTTATCAGGAACTATTGGCAGCCGATGATATTGATGCTGTGATTATAGCAGCACCCGACCATTGGCATAGCACCATGGCAATGGCGGCAGCCAAAGCTGGCAAACATGTTTATGTTGAAAAGCCTCTTTCCTGGACTGTGCCCGAAACTTATATGGTTCGTGACGTAGTAAAAGAAACTGGAATTGTATTTCAGTTAGGACATCAGGGCCGTCAGACAGATAGTTACCAAAAAGCAAAGGAAATTATTGATAAGGGATTAATAGGCCCGGTTAATCTGATTGAAGTGTGCACAAATCGCAATGATCCTAACGGAGCATGGGTGTATGATTTAATTGAAGGAGCATCTCCTCAGTCTATCGACTGGAAACAGTTTGAAGGCGATCCCGAACGAATTAAAGAGTATAGGGATTACATGCTTACCAATAAGCTTGAGAAATATATGGGACCGGACGACCGGAGTAAATTCAGTCTGGAACGTTTCTTTCGCTGGCGTTGCTGGTGGGATTACAGCACCGGTCTTAGCGGCGACTTGCTGACCCACGAATTCGATGCCATTAATCAAATTATGGGAGTGGGGATACCTCATTCTGCAGCTTCTTCGGGAGGCGTTTATTTCTTTAAAGATGGCCGTACTGTTCCTGATGTTTTGCACACAACCTTTGAATTTCCTGAAAAGAATTTTACTATGTTGTATAGTGCAACTCTTGCCAGCAGCCGAAACCGTGGAAAAGTTATTATGGGACATGATGCCTCAATGGAAATTTCGGATACGCTGACTTTAAAGGTAGATGCTCAATCAACCAGATATGCGGATAAGATAGCCAAGGGAATAATTACTCCGGACCAGCCCTTCTATACATACATCCCTGGACAGGATAATTCAGATACAATTACTTCTGCTACAGAGTTATATTTTGCTCAGCGAGGTTTATTGTACACCTATGTGAACGGAAAGCGTTACGATACGACTTTCCTTCATATTCGTGAGTGGCTTGAATGTATACGTCAGGGAAAAACACCAAGTTGTAATATAGATCAGGCATTCCAGGAAGCAATTACAGCACATATGGGTACACGGGCATTCCTCGAAGGACGCACCATGTATTGGGATAAAGAAAAAGAAGAAATTGTGCGGGGATAA
- a CDS encoding DUF6249 domain-containing protein, whose protein sequence is MEGLLIPLLAIICTIGLPILLVSLIVYKSVQTKHQEKLAMIEKGIVLQDPEKPVNRYTALRNGLLLVGLAVGAMLGLFISETWLRDSYAGDFMIAIMTILFGGIAFLSYFFIIRSMQKKDNTPEV, encoded by the coding sequence ATGGAAGGCTTGTTAATACCTCTTTTGGCAATCATTTGTACGATTGGATTGCCTATTTTACTGGTTTCGCTTATTGTATATAAAAGCGTACAGACTAAACATCAGGAGAAGCTGGCTATGATTGAAAAAGGAATAGTCTTACAAGATCCTGAAAAACCGGTTAACCGATATACAGCTCTGCGAAATGGGTTGTTGTTAGTTGGATTGGCGGTTGGAGCCATGCTCGGTTTGTTTATTAGTGAAACCTGGTTGCGTGATAGTTATGCAGGCGACTTTATGATTGCAATCATGACCATTCTATTTGGAGGAATTGCTTTTTTGAGCTACTTCTTCATTATCCGTTCTATGCAGAAAAAGGATAATACTCCGGAAGTATAA
- a CDS encoding RNA polymerase sigma factor, producing the protein MDEQRWIESILAGDTQSFSCLVTKYQQMAFSIAFRILENREEAEEVVQDAYVKMYRALPSFQFGSKFSTWFYRIVYHTSLSALRQQRLFSGYDEATPADLTDEDFDCASEILERNDRKELIAKGLKNIPKDEALLLTLYYLEECSIDEIRQVTDLSVSNIKVKLFRARKHFYESLQLITKHEIVSIL; encoded by the coding sequence ATGGACGAACAAAGGTGGATAGAAAGCATCCTGGCAGGAGATACGCAAAGTTTCTCTTGCCTCGTCACGAAGTATCAGCAAATGGCTTTCAGTATTGCTTTTCGTATTCTTGAGAATAGGGAAGAAGCGGAGGAAGTTGTGCAGGATGCTTATGTAAAGATGTACAGAGCTCTTCCTTCTTTTCAGTTCGGGAGTAAATTTTCAACATGGTTTTACCGTATTGTTTACCATACATCTCTCTCGGCGCTGCGACAACAACGCTTGTTTTCGGGATACGATGAAGCTACTCCTGCCGACCTCACAGACGAAGACTTTGATTGTGCATCTGAAATACTTGAACGAAACGACCGGAAGGAACTTATAGCTAAGGGATTGAAAAATATTCCTAAGGATGAAGCGCTACTTCTAACTCTATATTATCTTGAAGAGTGTTCTATTGATGAAATCCGCCAGGTAACAGATTTGTCGGTTTCAAATATAAAAGTAAAATTGTTTCGCGCACGTAAACATTTTTATGAATCTTTGCAGCTTATAACTAAACACGAAATAGTAAGCATCCTATGA
- a CDS encoding NigD-like protein: MKPFKVFAIATGLLFSMLVFNSCLSDDDDYSLGNYWISIATVEPLTDNNYSLILDDGTKLWPAATNYPGYSPKGDQRALVNYTILSDSVQGYDHYIKVNSIQNILTKSIASLTSTNDADFGNDPVKIINMWVGGGYLNVQFGFNYGGAKPHFINLVRDTTQTSDPKILEFRHNAYDDQAMVAKEGLVAFNLSSLIEAGKDSVKFTVKVKTFDGDKTYDLNYNWTKNDIVNPKSISVNSFGDIK; the protein is encoded by the coding sequence ATGAAACCATTTAAAGTATTCGCAATTGCTACCGGACTGTTATTTTCCATGCTGGTATTTAATTCATGCTTAAGTGACGACGATGATTATTCTTTAGGAAATTACTGGATATCAATCGCTACAGTTGAGCCTCTGACCGATAATAATTATTCTTTGATATTGGATGATGGAACAAAGCTTTGGCCGGCAGCAACCAATTATCCCGGTTATAGTCCAAAGGGTGACCAGCGCGCGCTTGTAAATTATACGATCCTCTCCGATTCCGTTCAGGGATACGATCACTATATCAAGGTAAACAGTATACAGAACATTCTAACAAAATCCATCGCCTCACTAACATCAACAAATGATGCTGATTTTGGAAATGATCCGGTTAAAATTATCAATATGTGGGTAGGCGGCGGCTACCTGAATGTTCAGTTTGGTTTTAATTACGGAGGGGCAAAACCTCACTTTATAAATCTGGTTCGGGATACGACTCAAACGTCCGACCCTAAGATTCTTGAATTCAGACACAATGCGTATGATGATCAGGCAATGGTAGCCAAGGAAGGCCTGGTTGCTTTCAACCTGAGTAGTCTGATTGAAGCCGGAAAAGATTCTGTAAAATTTACTGTTAAAGTTAAAACGTTCGATGGAGATAAGACATACGACCTGAATTACAACTGGACCAAAAACGATATTGTAAATCCAAAAAGTATTTCAGTTAATTCTTTCGGAGACATTAAATAA
- the surE gene encoding 5'/3'-nucleotidase SurE has protein sequence MMNNRPLILITNDDGIQAKGINELAACLRDFGDIVVFAPDGPRSGMSSAITSIAPIHYTLVSKEDGLTRYSCSGTPVDCVKLAMNEVLETKPDLLVSGINHGTNMAICVHYSGTMGAAIEGCVLDIPSIGVSLTNQSPDADFTESCRLARKLSHRVLKEGLPKGTYLNLNVPDGQSVKGMKVCKQADGRWIKEFLRLKNPSGKEVYWLTGEFQNHLPVHDDSDTLALESGYASLVPCKIDVTDYRYLTHIKEWEIDEQ, from the coding sequence ATGATGAACAATAGACCGCTGATCCTGATTACAAATGATGATGGCATTCAGGCAAAAGGAATTAATGAGTTGGCAGCTTGTTTACGTGATTTTGGTGATATAGTAGTATTTGCCCCGGACGGACCACGTTCTGGAATGTCAAGCGCAATCACATCTATCGCTCCCATTCATTATACACTTGTTAGTAAAGAAGATGGTCTTACCAGGTATAGCTGTTCAGGAACCCCAGTTGACTGTGTAAAGCTGGCAATGAATGAAGTGCTTGAAACGAAACCCGACTTGTTGGTTTCAGGAATCAATCATGGAACAAATATGGCTATTTGCGTACATTATTCAGGAACGATGGGAGCTGCCATCGAAGGATGCGTACTTGATATTCCTTCGATAGGCGTATCGCTTACCAATCAGAGTCCAGATGCCGATTTTACTGAAAGTTGCAGGCTTGCCCGTAAGTTGTCGCACCGGGTGCTCAAAGAGGGATTGCCAAAAGGAACATACCTAAATCTTAATGTGCCTGACGGGCAAAGTGTTAAGGGAATGAAGGTTTGTAAACAGGCGGATGGACGTTGGATAAAAGAGTTTCTTCGCCTGAAGAATCCTTCAGGTAAAGAAGTGTATTGGTTAACAGGAGAATTCCAGAATCATCTTCCTGTTCATGATGATAGTGACACTCTTGCTCTTGAGTCCGGATATGCATCACTTGTGCCGTGTAAAATAGATGTTACGGATTACAGATACCTGACTCACATTAAGGAATGGGAAATTGACGAACAATGA
- the lpxB gene encoding lipid-A-disaccharide synthase: protein MKYYLIAGEASGDLHASNLMEGLKEMDSQAEFRFFGGDLMASKGGVLVKHYRDMAFMGFIPVLLNLRTILGNMKTCEEDIRNYKPYVVILVDYPGFNLKIARFVKRVLKIPVYYYISPKIWAWKQYRIKDFRKYVDRMYCILPFEPAFFQKLNYKVTYVGNPSVDSVANRSYADETFDQFKEANGLRNKPIVAILAGSRKQEIKDNLPTMLEAAAGFTDHQFVIAGAPGINPAYYQQYIGKYKTAIVFDQTYRLLQQSKAALVTSGTATLETGLFRVPQVVCYKTPAKKLVKFVFTNFFHIKYISLVNLIAGRTVVQELFADSFSCDSIREELNRLIRNDVYRNNMLAGYDEVIEMLGKPGASRRAAGLMIESLRNNKKDQKESE, encoded by the coding sequence ATGAAATATTATTTGATCGCAGGAGAAGCTTCCGGAGATTTGCATGCGTCTAATCTGATGGAGGGCCTTAAAGAGATGGATTCACAAGCGGAATTTCGTTTCTTTGGAGGAGATCTTATGGCTTCAAAAGGGGGTGTGCTTGTTAAACACTACCGTGATATGGCATTTATGGGCTTTATACCGGTACTGCTAAACCTGCGAACGATCTTGGGAAACATGAAAACCTGCGAGGAAGACATTCGAAATTATAAACCTTATGTGGTTATTCTTGTTGATTATCCCGGGTTTAATCTTAAAATTGCCAGGTTTGTAAAGAGAGTGTTGAAAATTCCTGTATACTATTATATTTCTCCCAAGATATGGGCATGGAAACAATATCGTATCAAAGATTTTAGAAAGTATGTGGACCGGATGTATTGTATCCTGCCCTTTGAACCAGCATTCTTTCAAAAGCTCAATTATAAGGTAACCTATGTGGGGAATCCTTCTGTAGATTCTGTCGCAAACAGATCATATGCAGATGAAACTTTCGATCAGTTTAAAGAAGCAAACGGATTAAGGAACAAGCCAATTGTTGCCATTCTTGCCGGAAGCAGAAAACAGGAGATAAAAGATAACCTCCCTACGATGCTTGAGGCTGCTGCCGGATTTACCGACCATCAGTTTGTGATTGCCGGTGCTCCCGGTATTAATCCGGCTTATTACCAGCAATACATTGGAAAATATAAAACTGCGATTGTATTTGATCAGACCTATAGGTTATTGCAACAAAGCAAAGCCGCATTGGTGACATCGGGCACGGCAACTCTCGAAACAGGGTTGTTTCGTGTTCCACAGGTTGTGTGCTATAAGACGCCTGCCAAAAAACTTGTTAAGTTTGTTTTTACTAATTTCTTTCATATAAAGTATATTTCTCTTGTTAACCTGATAGCCGGAAGAACAGTTGTGCAGGAACTTTTTGCCGATTCGTTCTCTTGCGATTCGATTCGGGAAGAATTGAATCGGCTTATAAGGAATGACGTTTACCGGAACAATATGCTCGCAGGTTACGATGAGGTAATTGAAATGCTTGGCAAGCCGGGAGCCTCACGCCGTGCTGCAGGACTAATGATTGAAAGTCTTCGGAATAATAAAAAAGACCAAAAAGAGTCTGAGTAG